The following proteins are co-located in the Planctomycetia bacterium genome:
- a CDS encoding exosortase/archaeosortase family protein, whose translation MLPKNVEASSLNVKQDLSRTAIALLAVLFLTALIWSYWTTLTAMAYKWWNDPQYSQGYLVPFFSLVILYLRRDRLEKITATLDPRGLILVILGMLIHVACGFINQDWIDGISLMIVIAGLFWLFGGWSIMWWALPAVMFLIFMIPLPHSVETGLAYPLQRIATIGSLFLIQASGIPAVAEGNVIFLSQSRIGVMEACSGLSMLLIFFALAAAMVVIYRPPILDTVIIILSAIPIAIIVNILRITATGIAQEWFGEEAAEKIFHDWAGWLMMPVALGFLALEIWLLRKLVPVQDVSTHKHAGAASIQATRKRLIGRR comes from the coding sequence GTGTTACCCAAAAATGTTGAAGCAAGCAGTTTAAATGTGAAGCAGGACTTGTCCAGGACTGCGATTGCATTGCTTGCAGTATTATTTCTAACAGCACTGATCTGGAGTTACTGGACGACATTGACCGCCATGGCCTATAAGTGGTGGAACGATCCCCAGTATTCCCAAGGGTATCTCGTTCCCTTTTTCTCCTTGGTTATCTTATACTTGCGAAGAGATCGTCTTGAAAAAATCACTGCAACATTGGATCCGCGCGGGCTGATACTAGTTATTTTAGGAATGCTGATACATGTTGCCTGCGGGTTTATCAATCAGGACTGGATAGATGGTATTTCGTTAATGATAGTAATAGCAGGATTGTTCTGGCTGTTCGGTGGATGGTCGATTATGTGGTGGGCATTGCCAGCAGTTATGTTCCTGATCTTCATGATTCCATTACCCCACAGCGTGGAAACCGGTTTAGCATATCCACTTCAGCGGATAGCTACTATTGGCAGTCTTTTTCTGATACAAGCTTCCGGAATACCTGCGGTGGCAGAAGGAAATGTGATTTTTCTTTCTCAATCACGTATCGGCGTCATGGAAGCCTGCAGTGGCTTGAGCATGTTGCTGATCTTCTTTGCGTTGGCTGCTGCGATGGTAGTTATTTATCGACCACCTATTCTTGATACGGTTATAATCATTCTGAGTGCCATTCCCATAGCAATCATTGTCAACATTCTAAGGATAACCGCGACTGGAATTGCACAGGAATGGTTTGGTGAAGAAGCTGCGGAAAAGATATTTCACGACTGGGCTGGCTGGCTTATGATGCCAGTTGCGTTGGGTTTCCTCGCACTGGAAATATGGTTGCTGCGAAAACTGGTTCCAGTGCAGGATGTTTCAACGCACAAACATGCTGGTGCAGCCAGCATACAGGCAACCAGAAAAAGATTGATTGGCAGACGTTGA
- a CDS encoding UpxY family transcription antiterminator, which produces MPRLQLEPYLSKDSLFTDISEKVDSSRGWWVLYTKPRAEKSLARKLNQQGKDFFLPIHEFRTLRKNRVLKSYLPLFPGYVFIHGSDEDRVQSLKTNMIIACIPVIDQVSLHHDLHAVHRLIQSGEVMTPEKQLMPGQTVEILHGSLQGMTGKIIRKNNKEMFVVEVRMLQRGVSVQIESWMIGAVTPNVRLG; this is translated from the coding sequence ATGCCTCGATTGCAGTTAGAACCTTATCTGTCTAAGGATAGCCTTTTCACCGATATTTCCGAGAAGGTCGATTCCAGTCGAGGCTGGTGGGTATTGTATACCAAGCCACGGGCAGAAAAATCGCTTGCGAGGAAGTTGAATCAGCAAGGCAAGGATTTCTTTCTCCCAATTCATGAATTCAGAACCCTACGAAAGAATCGAGTTCTGAAATCGTATTTACCATTGTTTCCCGGATATGTTTTTATTCATGGTAGTGATGAGGATCGAGTCCAGTCACTGAAGACGAACATGATCATAGCCTGTATACCGGTGATCGATCAAGTGTCACTGCATCATGATCTCCATGCAGTACATCGACTCATCCAGTCTGGTGAAGTAATGACACCGGAAAAACAGTTAATGCCGGGGCAAACGGTGGAAATACTGCACGGTTCATTGCAGGGAATGACCGGTAAAATCATTCGTAAGAACAATAAGGAAATGTTCGTCGTGGAAGTTCGCATGCTGCAGCGTGGAGTTTCTGTGCAGATTGAGTCCTGGATGATCGGAGCAGTTACTCCAAATGTACGATTGGGCTAA
- a CDS encoding polysaccharide deacetylase family protein, producing MLSFDVEEHFRIEAASHLDCSPSVKNVYRQRAENATRSLLELLNEANAPATFFIVGELAKSSPGLIREIHQAGHEIASHGWDHQSVLKLNPAAFRSDIQQSKDSLEQIIGSPIYGYRAPTFSIVPRTAWAIDALVEAGFQYDSSIFPVSHDRYGVPHAPTVPFWCSGQDSTCKLLEIPPLTLRTPLKNLPVAGGGYFRLFPLSIMQTGLFLNRYHEPSVSMLYFHPWEFDPGQVRLPLPCLSRWRTYAGIHRSTARLRHLIRTISPSSFCRAVDVAGELKSTQLIHFKLSA from the coding sequence ATACTTAGTTTCGATGTTGAAGAACATTTTCGGATCGAAGCTGCATCGCATTTAGACTGCAGTCCAAGTGTCAAGAACGTTTATCGTCAGCGTGCTGAAAATGCAACGAGATCATTGCTTGAACTACTTAACGAAGCGAATGCACCAGCAACCTTTTTCATTGTTGGAGAGTTGGCCAAGTCTTCTCCAGGGTTAATCAGAGAAATTCATCAGGCAGGTCATGAAATCGCATCTCATGGATGGGATCATCAATCTGTATTGAAGCTGAATCCAGCTGCCTTTCGATCCGATATTCAACAATCCAAAGACTCTCTCGAGCAGATTATCGGCTCACCAATTTATGGCTATCGTGCTCCGACTTTCAGCATTGTACCCCGAACAGCCTGGGCAATCGATGCACTAGTCGAAGCTGGATTTCAATATGATTCATCTATTTTCCCAGTGAGCCATGATCGTTATGGAGTACCTCACGCTCCAACAGTTCCCTTCTGGTGTTCAGGCCAGGATTCGACATGTAAATTACTGGAAATACCACCACTAACTTTACGTACACCCTTGAAAAATCTTCCTGTAGCAGGAGGAGGGTATTTCAGGCTGTTCCCGTTATCAATCATGCAAACTGGACTATTCCTGAATCGATATCATGAACCTTCTGTATCGATGCTTTATTTTCACCCATGGGAGTTTGATCCGGGACAAGTCAGGTTACCTTTGCCATGTCTGAGTCGTTGGCGTACTTATGCCGGCATACACCGTTCTACTGCGAGATTGCGACACTTGATTCGAACCATTTCACCATCGTCATTTTGCAGAGCTGTGGATGTTGCTGGCGAGTTAAAGTCGACTCAACTCATTCATTTCAAACTTAGCGCTTGA